A window of Candidatus Alcyoniella australis genomic DNA:
GCGGGCCGTTGTCGTTCAGCGGACAGATGTCGCGCAGCTCCAGGCACCCTTGCTCGCCGAATTCCAGCCAGCGTAGCGGCAGCCCCTGTGTGCGACAGACGTAGGGTCGTGCGGAGTAAATCCGGCAGCGCCCGTCATCGCCCTGGAAAGCGCAGCGTCCTTCCGGTGCAGGTTGCTGCGTGGCCAGTACGCGGGGATACTCGTGCATGATCCGCAGCGCCTCGATCTCGAAAACAGTGAGCTCGTCCTGGCAGCATTCGCAGCAACCCGATCGGCAGACCAGCCGCGTCCCGAGCAACCCGCTGATCTTTTCGGACTGGTGATCGACCTTGTCGTGCAGACTGCGTAGCTCTTTGAGGATATTCTCGTGTTGTGTATGGACCATTTTCTGCGATCATCCTTTGCCGCGTCGCGTGCTCAACGGTTGCAGCGGCTGTTGCGGCGTCATAATCTATTGTGTGACGTTCGAC
This region includes:
- a CDS encoding YkgJ family cysteine cluster protein, with protein sequence MVHTQHENILKELRSLHDKVDHQSEKISGLLGTRLVCRSGCCECCQDELTVFEIEALRIMHEYPRVLATQQPAPEGRCAFQGDDGRCRIYSARPYVCRTQGLPLRWLEFGEQGCLELRDICPLNDNGPLIENIDSECCFTIGPTEERLRELQSQLADGALKRVKLRDLFNRRLSFV